The following proteins come from a genomic window of Iamia sp. SCSIO 61187:
- a CDS encoding HNH endonuclease: MIRALVLNVTYEPLSVVAGRRAAVLVLTERADIVHEGDEVLHSERLSLPVPSVVRLRTLVKVPYQRHLSVSRRGVLARDAHRCQYCGSRAETVDHVVPRSRGGGHSWDNVVAACRPCNLRKADRSLRDCGLRLRVAPGPPRRTLWVTTAVDAVPALWEPYLTAA; the protein is encoded by the coding sequence ATGATCCGGGCGCTGGTGCTCAACGTCACCTACGAGCCGCTCAGCGTCGTCGCCGGGCGGCGGGCCGCCGTGCTCGTGCTCACCGAGCGGGCCGACATCGTCCACGAGGGCGACGAGGTCCTCCACTCCGAGCGCCTCAGCCTGCCCGTGCCCTCGGTGGTGCGCCTGCGCACCCTGGTGAAGGTGCCGTACCAGCGCCACCTCAGCGTCAGCCGTCGCGGCGTGCTGGCCCGCGACGCCCACCGCTGCCAGTACTGCGGGTCGCGGGCCGAGACCGTCGACCACGTCGTGCCCCGCAGCCGGGGGGGCGGTCACAGCTGGGACAACGTGGTCGCGGCCTGCCGCCCCTGCAACCTGCGCAAGGCCGACCGGTCCCTGCGCGACTGCGGTCTGCGCCTGCGGGTCGCGCCGGGACCGCCTCGCCGGACGCTGTGGGTCACCACCGCGGTCGACGCCGTGCCGGCCCTCTGGGAGCCCTACCTGACGGCCGCGTGA
- a CDS encoding enolase C-terminal domain-like protein has protein sequence MSGAPPSDPPTIAAAGVWRVALPLRAAHVAAHGTERDRQVLLVRVVAADGAVGWGECPTLSRPGYTAEWTDGAWDRLRADLLPALLAGEEPGPSAPPMAAGAVRDALLDLALRRERRQPSPSPLGASSTAVPFGVAVGLGDDPGVVVDEVDRAVAAGARLVVLKVRPGWSVVPLAAVRKRRPGVAVAVDANGSFGLDDLDELRAVAAEGPAFVEQPLPAADLAGSARVAAAIGAPVALDEGVATLADLAAAVAARAATMVTVKPARMGGHLVAAEAVAQAHRAGWGVHVGGMLESGLGRAAARRLAARPEVGGPSMVGPTELLFTADVVAPVGVDPEGAVAVPVGPGLAPPPDPDRLAALTVDRWEARP, from the coding sequence GTGAGCGGGGCGCCGCCGTCGGACCCCCCGACGATCGCCGCCGCCGGCGTCTGGAGGGTCGCCCTCCCGCTCCGGGCGGCCCACGTGGCCGCCCACGGCACCGAGCGCGACCGCCAGGTCCTGCTCGTCCGGGTGGTCGCCGCCGACGGGGCCGTGGGCTGGGGGGAGTGCCCCACCCTCAGCCGGCCCGGGTACACCGCCGAGTGGACCGACGGGGCGTGGGACCGGCTCCGGGCCGACCTCCTCCCCGCCCTGCTGGCGGGGGAGGAGCCGGGTCCGTCGGCACCGCCCATGGCGGCCGGGGCGGTGCGCGACGCCCTGCTCGACCTGGCCCTGCGGCGCGAGCGGAGGCAGCCGTCACCGTCGCCGCTCGGAGCGTCGTCGACGGCGGTGCCGTTCGGCGTCGCCGTGGGGCTGGGGGACGACCCCGGCGTCGTCGTCGACGAGGTCGACCGGGCCGTCGCCGCCGGGGCCCGGCTGGTCGTGCTCAAGGTCCGACCCGGCTGGTCGGTGGTGCCCCTCGCCGCCGTCCGGAAGCGTCGGCCCGGCGTGGCGGTGGCCGTCGATGCCAACGGCAGCTTCGGCCTCGACGACCTCGACGAGCTGCGGGCCGTCGCCGCCGAGGGCCCGGCCTTCGTCGAGCAGCCGCTCCCGGCGGCTGACCTGGCGGGGAGCGCCCGCGTCGCCGCCGCGATCGGCGCCCCGGTCGCCCTCGACGAGGGGGTGGCGACGCTCGCGGACCTGGCCGCGGCCGTCGCCGCCCGGGCGGCCACCATGGTGACGGTGAAGCCGGCCCGCATGGGCGGTCACCTCGTCGCCGCCGAGGCGGTGGCGCAGGCCCACCGGGCCGGGTGGGGCGTGCACGTCGGCGGGATGCTCGAGAGCGGCCTGGGGCGGGCCGCCGCCCGCCGGCTGGCCGCCCGCCCCGAGGTCGGGGGGCCCTCGATGGTCGGCCCGACCGAGCTCTTGTTCACCGCGGACGTGGTCGCCCCCGTCGGCGTCGACCCCGAGGGCGCCGTGGCCGTCCCCGTCGGACCGGGCCTGGCCCCGCCCCCTGACCCGGACCGCCTCGCCGCCCTCACCGTCGACCGGTGGGAGGCCCGGCCGTGA
- a CDS encoding division/cell wall cluster transcriptional repressor MraZ, translating into MAEASASSAVAAPVAPPSRPRFTWEYRNGVDAKSRAVLPAPYRADFTDGGYLTVWQGRCLAAMPVDEFDRYVDHLKGALAVSHEVEPDAILRELWRSTLDFRLDIQGRLSLPEALRGAVGIGNEVRFVGFGSRVELWPAEVTAAEEVEREDHRATISLLQSSYDVPRQGS; encoded by the coding sequence GTGGCAGAGGCGAGCGCGTCCAGCGCCGTCGCCGCGCCCGTCGCCCCACCCTCCCGGCCCCGATTCACGTGGGAGTACCGCAACGGCGTCGACGCCAAGTCCCGCGCCGTCCTGCCCGCCCCCTACCGTGCGGACTTCACCGACGGGGGCTACCTCACGGTGTGGCAGGGCCGCTGCCTGGCCGCCATGCCGGTCGACGAGTTCGACCGCTACGTCGACCACCTGAAGGGCGCCCTCGCCGTCAGCCACGAGGTCGAGCCCGACGCCATCCTCCGGGAGCTGTGGCGCTCGACGTTGGACTTCCGGCTCGACATCCAGGGCCGCCTGTCGCTGCCCGAGGCGCTGCGCGGCGCCGTCGGCATCGGCAACGAGGTGCGCTTCGTCGGGTTCGGGAGCCGGGTCGAGCTGTGGCCGGCCGAGGTCACCGCCGCCGAAGAGGTCGAGCGCGAGGACCACCGCGCCACCATCTCGCTCCTCCAGAGCTCCTACGACGTCCCCCGGCAGGGGAGCTAG
- the rsmH gene encoding 16S rRNA (cytosine(1402)-N(4))-methyltransferase RsmH gives MALTMVAPPPPPDPDGPSSRPAHLPVLADEVRAVLAAAPSGTYIDLTLGLGGHAALLLDAHPGLRLVGIDRDREALAVAGERLARFGDRVSLHHARSDELADVVAAAGVDDVTAILADLGVSSPQVDQARRGFSYRTELDGPLDMRMDQTRGRTAAELLADIDEDTLARALRELGDEPFARRIARAIVDDEPTTTAALAETVRTSVPAARRRSGDPAKRVFQTLRILVNDEIGTLDRTLDLALDALVPGGRLAVIAFHSVEDRMVKTRFRAAADGACTCPPGLPCVCGATPTVRLLQRKPWVASPEEAAANPRSTSARLRAVEALPVLPFDPPEGR, from the coding sequence ATGGCCCTCACCATGGTCGCTCCACCGCCACCGCCCGACCCGGACGGTCCCTCCTCCCGCCCGGCCCACCTCCCGGTCCTGGCCGACGAGGTCCGCGCCGTCCTCGCGGCCGCCCCCTCGGGCACCTACATCGACCTGACCCTCGGCCTCGGCGGCCACGCCGCGCTCCTGCTCGACGCCCACCCCGGTCTCCGCCTCGTCGGCATCGACCGGGACCGGGAGGCGCTGGCCGTCGCCGGGGAGCGCCTGGCCCGCTTCGGTGACCGGGTCTCGCTCCACCACGCCCGCTCCGACGAGCTGGCCGACGTGGTCGCGGCGGCGGGGGTCGACGACGTGACGGCGATCCTCGCCGACCTCGGCGTCTCCTCGCCCCAGGTCGACCAGGCCCGCCGCGGGTTCAGCTACCGCACCGAGCTCGACGGCCCGCTCGACATGCGCATGGACCAGACCCGGGGCCGCACGGCCGCCGAGCTCCTGGCCGACATCGACGAGGACACCCTCGCCCGGGCCCTGCGGGAGCTGGGCGACGAGCCCTTCGCCCGCCGCATCGCCCGCGCCATCGTCGACGACGAGCCCACGACCACCGCCGCCCTGGCCGAGACCGTCCGGACCTCGGTCCCCGCCGCCCGGCGCCGCAGCGGCGACCCGGCCAAGCGGGTCTTCCAGACCCTGCGGATCCTGGTGAACGACGAGATCGGCACCCTCGACCGGACCCTCGACCTGGCCCTCGACGCCCTGGTCCCGGGCGGACGCCTCGCCGTCATCGCCTTCCACTCGGTCGAGGACCGGATGGTCAAGACCCGGTTCCGCGCCGCCGCCGACGGCGCCTGCACCTGCCCGCCCGGCCTCCCGTGCGTGTGCGGGGCGACCCCGACGGTGCGCCTGCTCCAGCGCAAGCCGTGGGTGGCCTCGCCCGAGGAGGCCGCCGCCAACCCCCGCTCGACCAGCGCCCGACTCCGGGCCGTCGAGGCCCTCCCCGTCCTCCCCTTCGACCCCCCGGAAGGCCGCTGA
- a CDS encoding penicillin-binding transpeptidase domain-containing protein yields MSGRTPVTGAFEAYRRERSSPPPSPSRRAAGTVRNRTAARTSSRPPAARSSARAGTRPHRSSEPRRATQAPARRPAPGRGVHPSAPRTVSAAVRRHPSQRPAGPTAGRPAPPHVLRRRLAAIPILAVLLFAAVSYKLVDVQLRNPERFLAQGEQQRVGTTTLAAGRGAILDRNGEALALSVPRRTVFADPSIIDDPDELARRLAPVLDVPRHELEDLMSVPGRFSILARTVDDDVAAAVAELDLHGIGTFQEYERINPSEDMARSIVGGVTEDGADGTSGLELQLDEALTGTPGEVVYEKAKVPGGGTITGTRRHIEPARPGADVTLTLDQVLQYEAERVLADHLERAGAMGGTAIISRPSTGEILAMANLAETDEGGFAPTPDNVALTSVYEPGSVNKIITVAAAIELGIVTPDTTMFVPDSLQVGDHEFTDSHPHETTEWSVTDILATSSNVGTIMLAKEVGTARMDEFLRRFGFGTDTGLGFPSESAGIMLPPEEWDRQSTAIGSIPIGQGVAVTALQMLQAFNVLGSDGTYVPARLVRAITGPDGEAQTVPSGEPRRVVSPETAAAVRAMMAQVVSRGTGQTAAIPGYSIAGKTGTARKPQAGGDYEDEEGQMHYIATFAGLVPAENPDLSIIIVVDEPDPSRSIYAADVAAPAFADLARVALRRLGIPPSAGGDVTDVPDMSESARAIDDTPVPGVPRREDEGAEADPAGTVAEDDEPVEGAGDGDPDDPVDGG; encoded by the coding sequence ATGAGCGGCCGCACCCCCGTCACCGGCGCCTTCGAGGCCTACCGGCGCGAGCGCTCGAGCCCCCCACCCTCCCCGTCCCGCCGCGCCGCCGGCACGGTCCGGAACCGGACCGCGGCGCGGACCTCGTCCCGCCCGCCGGCCGCCCGATCGTCGGCCCGCGCCGGCACCCGTCCCCACCGGTCCTCCGAGCCCCGCCGGGCGACGCAGGCTCCTGCCCGTCGCCCGGCGCCGGGCCGGGGGGTCCACCCGTCCGCGCCCCGCACCGTCTCGGCGGCCGTCCGCCGCCACCCCTCGCAGCGCCCGGCCGGGCCCACGGCGGGCCGGCCCGCGCCCCCGCACGTCCTGCGCCGCCGGCTGGCGGCCATCCCGATCCTGGCCGTCCTCCTGTTCGCGGCGGTGAGCTACAAGCTCGTCGACGTGCAGCTGCGGAACCCCGAGCGCTTCCTCGCCCAGGGCGAGCAGCAGCGGGTCGGCACCACCACCCTCGCCGCCGGCCGGGGCGCCATCCTCGACCGCAACGGCGAGGCCCTGGCCCTGTCGGTGCCCCGCCGGACCGTGTTCGCCGACCCCAGCATCATCGACGACCCCGACGAGCTGGCGCGCCGCCTGGCGCCCGTCCTCGACGTGCCCCGCCACGAGCTCGAGGACCTGATGTCGGTGCCGGGTCGCTTCTCCATCCTCGCCCGCACCGTGGACGACGACGTCGCCGCCGCCGTCGCCGAGCTCGACCTCCACGGCATCGGGACCTTCCAGGAGTACGAGCGCATCAACCCCTCCGAGGACATGGCCCGCTCCATCGTGGGAGGGGTCACCGAGGACGGGGCCGACGGCACCTCCGGCCTCGAGCTCCAGCTCGACGAGGCCCTGACCGGCACGCCCGGCGAGGTCGTCTACGAGAAGGCCAAGGTGCCCGGGGGTGGCACCATCACCGGCACCCGCCGCCACATCGAGCCGGCCCGCCCCGGCGCCGACGTCACCCTCACCCTCGACCAGGTCCTCCAGTACGAGGCCGAGAGGGTCCTGGCCGACCACCTCGAGCGGGCCGGGGCCATGGGCGGCACCGCCATCATCAGCCGCCCCTCGACCGGTGAGATCCTGGCCATGGCCAACCTGGCCGAGACCGACGAGGGCGGCTTTGCCCCGACGCCCGACAACGTGGCCCTGACGTCGGTGTACGAGCCCGGGTCGGTCAACAAGATCATCACCGTGGCCGCCGCCATCGAGCTGGGGATCGTCACGCCGGACACCACCATGTTCGTCCCCGACAGCCTGCAGGTCGGCGACCACGAGTTCACCGACTCGCACCCGCACGAGACCACCGAGTGGTCGGTGACCGACATCTTGGCCACGTCGTCGAACGTGGGCACGATCATGCTGGCCAAGGAGGTCGGGACGGCGCGCATGGACGAGTTCCTGCGCCGCTTCGGCTTCGGCACCGACACCGGCCTCGGGTTCCCGTCCGAGTCGGCCGGCATCATGCTGCCGCCCGAGGAGTGGGACCGGCAGAGCACGGCGATCGGCTCGATCCCCATCGGGCAGGGCGTCGCCGTGACCGCCCTCCAGATGCTGCAAGCGTTCAACGTGCTGGGCAGCGACGGGACCTACGTCCCCGCCCGCCTGGTCCGGGCCATCACCGGTCCCGACGGCGAGGCCCAGACCGTCCCCTCGGGTGAGCCGCGGAGGGTCGTCTCCCCGGAGACGGCGGCGGCCGTCCGGGCCATGATGGCCCAGGTGGTCTCGCGGGGGACGGGCCAGACGGCCGCCATCCCGGGGTACTCGATCGCCGGCAAGACGGGGACCGCCCGCAAGCCCCAGGCCGGGGGTGACTACGAGGACGAGGAGGGCCAGATGCACTACATCGCCACCTTCGCCGGCCTGGTGCCCGCCGAGAACCCCGACCTGTCGATCATCATCGTGGTCGACGAGCCCGACCCCTCCCGCTCGATCTACGCCGCCGACGTGGCCGCCCCCGCCTTCGCCGACCTGGCCCGCGTCGCCCTGCGCCGCCTGGGGATCCCGCCCTCGGCCGGGGGCGACGTCACCGACGTGCCGGACATGAGCGAGTCGGCCCGGGCGATCGACGACACCCCGGTCCCGGGGGTCCCCCGCCGCGAGGACGAGGGCGCCGAGGCCGACCCGGCGGGGACCGTCGCCGAGGACGACGAGCCGGTCGAGGGGGCCGGCGACGGCGACCCCGACGACCCTGTGGACGGCGGGTGA
- a CDS encoding UDP-N-acetylmuramoyl-L-alanyl-D-glutamate--2,6-diaminopimelate ligase — protein sequence MSERTLAGVVEAAATVGPAELVGDPDVVVTGTTHDSRAVRPGDLYCCVPGARTDGHDHAPAAVAAGAVALLCERPLGLGVPEVRVPSVRRSMGRAAAVVAGDPSRRLVVLGITGTNGKTTVVHLLTSILEAAGWPAATIGTLTGARTTPEAPELQARLAEALRDGARAVAMEVSSHALDLHRIDGTHLAVAGFTNLSPDHLDHHGTMEAYFGAKARLFTPELTERAVVCIDDSHGRLLRDSAQVPTLGVGLDDVDDLRLGPTASRFRWRGHEVEVPLVGRFNVRNALVAAEVAVAAGVPEDAVGRGLAAAPPVPGRMEAVDAGQDFAVIVDYAHTPDGIEQVIATLREVSPGRITIVFGCGGDRDATKRPLMGEAAAAADLVVLTSDNPRSEDPGAIIEAVRAGIPSDTALVVEPQRELAIGRALAAASPGDTVLLAGKGHETTQDLGDRVVPFDDRAVARRLLVEGAGR from the coding sequence GTGAGCGAGCGCACCCTGGCGGGCGTCGTCGAGGCGGCCGCGACGGTCGGACCGGCGGAGCTCGTGGGGGACCCCGACGTCGTCGTCACCGGGACCACGCACGACTCGCGGGCGGTCCGGCCCGGAGACCTCTACTGCTGCGTGCCCGGCGCCCGCACCGACGGCCACGACCACGCCCCGGCCGCCGTCGCCGCCGGTGCCGTCGCCCTCCTGTGCGAGCGACCGCTCGGGCTGGGGGTGCCCGAGGTGCGGGTCCCGTCGGTGCGACGGTCCATGGGGCGGGCGGCCGCCGTCGTCGCCGGCGACCCGTCCCGCCGGCTCGTCGTGCTCGGCATCACCGGGACCAACGGCAAGACCACCGTCGTCCACCTGCTCACCTCGATCCTCGAGGCGGCCGGGTGGCCGGCAGCCACGATCGGCACGCTCACCGGTGCCCGGACCACCCCCGAGGCGCCCGAGCTCCAGGCCCGGCTGGCCGAGGCGCTCCGCGACGGGGCCCGGGCCGTCGCCATGGAGGTCTCGTCCCACGCCCTCGACCTCCACCGCATCGACGGCACCCACCTGGCTGTGGCCGGGTTCACCAACCTGAGCCCCGACCACCTCGACCACCACGGCACGATGGAGGCCTACTTCGGCGCCAAGGCCCGGCTCTTCACCCCCGAGCTGACCGAGCGGGCGGTGGTCTGCATCGACGACTCCCACGGCCGGCTCCTGCGCGACAGCGCCCAGGTGCCCACCCTCGGCGTCGGGCTCGACGACGTCGACGACCTCCGCCTCGGCCCGACCGCCAGCCGGTTCCGCTGGCGGGGCCACGAGGTGGAGGTGCCGCTCGTCGGCCGGTTCAACGTGCGCAACGCCCTCGTCGCCGCCGAGGTGGCGGTGGCGGCGGGCGTCCCCGAGGACGCCGTCGGGCGCGGCCTCGCCGCCGCGCCCCCGGTGCCGGGGCGGATGGAGGCGGTCGACGCCGGCCAGGACTTCGCCGTGATCGTCGACTACGCCCACACCCCCGACGGCATCGAGCAGGTCATCGCCACCCTCCGGGAGGTCTCCCCGGGGCGGATCACCATCGTCTTCGGGTGCGGGGGCGACCGCGACGCGACCAAGCGGCCGCTCATGGGCGAGGCGGCGGCGGCGGCCGACCTCGTCGTCCTCACGTCGGATAACCCGAGGAGCGAGGACCCAGGTGCGATCATCGAGGCCGTGCGAGCTGGCATCCCCTCCGACACCGCCCTCGTCGTCGAACCGCAGCGGGAGCTCGCCATCGGACGGGCGCTGGCCGCAGCCTCGCCCGGCGACACCGTCCTCCTCGCCGGCAAGGGACACGAGACGACCCAGGACCTCGGCGACCGGGTCGTCCCCTTCGACGACCGGGCCGTGGCCCGCCGCCTGCTCGTCGAGGGGGCCGGCCGGTGA
- the mraY gene encoding phospho-N-acetylmuramoyl-pentapeptide-transferase: protein MIALLMAAGVGLATSLVGTRFLIVWLRQRGIGQPIHEDVPDAHRTKAGTPTMGGIAIVAGATIGYLVSHTRPGMSFSTSGILLVLLVIGAGVVGGLDDWIKVSQERNLGLSKAAKSIGLLSVAIGFAVAAVAFTDVHTNLSFTRFDNFEDLDLGPVLWVVWAVLLIVGCTNAVNLTDGLDGLAGGSAISGFAAFTVIAFWAYRNNGQPGALANYQVPDALDVATVAAALAGATTGFLWWNATPARIFMGDTGSLAIGGGLAGMALLLNTHLLLPLIGGLFVFETLSVIVQVAGFRLFKKRPFRMAPIHHHYEFAGWPQTTIIVRFWILAGLSTAIALGLYLADFIHLTGQ, encoded by the coding sequence GTGATCGCCCTCCTCATGGCCGCCGGCGTCGGCCTGGCCACCTCGCTCGTCGGGACCCGCTTCCTCATCGTGTGGCTGCGCCAGCGGGGGATCGGCCAGCCGATCCACGAGGACGTCCCCGACGCCCACCGCACCAAGGCCGGCACGCCGACGATGGGCGGCATCGCCATCGTCGCCGGGGCGACCATCGGCTACCTCGTCTCCCACACCCGCCCGGGCATGTCGTTCTCGACCTCCGGCATCCTCCTCGTCCTGCTCGTGATCGGCGCCGGGGTCGTCGGCGGCCTCGACGACTGGATCAAGGTCTCCCAGGAGCGCAACCTGGGGCTCTCCAAGGCGGCCAAGAGCATCGGGCTCCTGTCGGTGGCGATCGGCTTCGCCGTCGCCGCGGTGGCCTTCACCGACGTCCACACGAACCTGTCGTTCACCCGCTTCGACAACTTCGAGGACCTCGACCTGGGGCCCGTGCTCTGGGTCGTGTGGGCGGTCCTGCTCATCGTCGGCTGCACCAACGCCGTCAACCTCACCGACGGGCTCGACGGCCTGGCCGGGGGGTCGGCCATCTCCGGCTTCGCCGCCTTCACCGTGATCGCCTTCTGGGCCTACCGGAACAACGGCCAGCCCGGGGCCCTCGCCAACTACCAGGTCCCCGACGCCCTCGACGTCGCCACCGTGGCCGCCGCCCTCGCCGGCGCGACCACCGGGTTCCTCTGGTGGAACGCCACCCCGGCGCGGATCTTCATGGGGGACACCGGGTCGCTCGCCATCGGCGGCGGCCTGGCCGGCATGGCGCTGCTCCTCAACACGCACCTGCTGCTCCCGCTGATCGGCGGGCTGTTCGTGTTCGAGACGCTGTCGGTGATCGTCCAGGTCGCCGGGTTCCGCCTGTTCAAGAAGCGGCCCTTCCGCATGGCCCCGATCCACCACCACTACGAGTTCGCGGGCTGGCCCCAGACGACGATCATCGTCCGCTTCTGGATCCTCGCCGGGCTGTCGACCGCCATCGCCCTCGGCCTCTACCTCGCCGACTTCATCCATCTCACCGGCCAGTGA